From Deinobacterium chartae:
ACTGAGGCCGCTGGCTTCCCACAGCTTGGGGTACATCGAGGTGGTGGTGAAGCCGGGCATGGTGTTCAGCTCGTTGATGAACACCGTGCCCGAATCCTCGAGGTAAAAGAAGTCCACCCTTGCCAGACCGGCGCAGTCCAGGGCGCGGTAGGCCGTCAGGGCGTACTCGCGTACCTGCTCGGCGATCTCTGCGGGCACGCGGGCGGGAATGTGCATCTGTGCGCGGCCCTCGGTGTACTTCGTGTCGTAGTCGTAGAACTCGGCGTCAAAGCTCAGTTCGCCGACCACGCTGGCGCGCGGTGCGTCGTTGCCCAGGATGCCCACCTCGAGTTCGCGCGGCTTGCCCTGGGTCATGGCCTCGAGGATGACGCGGCGATCATACGAGAAGGCTAGATTCAGGGCGGCATCGAGTTCCCCGGGATGCCGCACCTTCGAAATCCCCACGCTGGAGCCCAGGTTGGCGGGCTTCACGAACAGCGGGTAACCCAATCCTTCGGCGCGTGCGCGCACCGCGTCGGGGGCCGCGCGCCATTCGCTGCGCAGGGCGGCGGCGTAGGGCACCTGCGGCAGACCGGCGGCGGCGAACACCTGCTTGGCCATGATCTTGTCCATGGCGGCGGCACTTCCCAGTACCCCGCTGCCCACGAAGGGAATGCCGCCTAGGGTCAGCAGGCCCTGCACCGTACCGTCCTCGCCCATCGGGCCGTGCAGCAGCGGAAAGACCACGTCGAACTCGCCCGCCGAGGAGGCTCCGGCCAGCATCAGTTCGCCGCCGCTCTCGGCCGCTCCGGAACTCAGGGCCTGCAGGCTCTCGCCAGCGCCCAGCCAGCGGCCCTGTTTGCTGATCACCCGGGTGGTGATCTCGAACTGATCTTTGGGAAGCGCCTCGAGCACGCTCTTGGCGCTGTTGATGCTCACTTCGTGCTCTCCGGACTGTCCACCGGCAAGCAGCAGGATGCGGGTCTTCATGCGCTCCAGTATGCCATCTGCAGGCTTGCTGTTTAGCCCGCGCGTTGCAGCGTCTGGACAGGTTTTGGTAGACTCTCGCCAGACACGTATAAATATGTGAACTTCGCTTCGATTTTCCTCGAGGCGGATCAAGGAGGAATATGTTCAAGCGTGCCCTGGTCCTGTCCGGACTGATGCTTTCCGCCGCCGCTTTCGCCCAGGTCAAGAACCCTGGCACCTACCTGAGCGCAGGTGTGGGCGACTGGGCCACCTTCGACCCGGCCTACTGCTACGACCTGTTGTGCGGCGAAGTGCTGATGAACACCCTCGAGACCCTGGTCTTCTTCGATGGCACCTCGACCAGCAAGTTCGTGCCCCTGCTGGCCGCCGAAGTGCCTACCAAGGCCAACGGCGGCATTTCGGCCGACGGTAAGACCTACACCTTCAAGCTCAGGAAGGGCCTGAAGTTCTCGGACGGCAGCCCGCTGACCGCGCAGGACGTGGAGTACAGCCTCGAGCGCCAGCTTGTGGCCTCGACCGATTCGGGCGCTTCGGTGCTGCTGGCCGAGCCGCTGCTGGGCACCACCGACCCGATCCGCAAGGGCGGCAAGATCGGTTACGACGCGATCGACAGGGCCATCGAGACCCGCGGCGATGACACCGTGATCTTCAAGTTGGCCAAGCCGTTTTCGCCCTTCCTGAGCGTACTCGCCACCCCGTACTTCGCGATTTACTCCAAGAACGACGCGGTCAAGGCGGGGGAGTGGAGCGGCACCGCACGTGACTGGGAGAAGTTCAACAACCTTCCCGACGCGGATTCGAAGTTCATCAAGCGCCCGCCGCTGGGCAGCGGTCCTTTCGTGCTCGAGCGCTACGACCAGGGCAAGAACGTGGTGCTGCGCCGCAACGGCAATTACTGGCGCGCCCCGGCCAAGCTCGAGCGCGTCATCTTGCAGCAGGTGCCCGATGAGACCACGCGCATCCAGTTGCTGCGCAACGGCGACGTGGACTCGGCCTCGGTAACCCGCCCGCAGCTCGAGACGGTGAGCAAGCTGCCGGGCATCCGCGTGGTGGACAACCTGCCCTCGCTGAGCCTCAACGGTGTCTTTATGAACCGCAGGATCGACGGCACCGGCACCAACTACCTGGGCAGCGGCAAGCTGGACGGCCGGGGCATTCCCAGCAACTTCTTCGCGGACAAGAACCTGCGCAAGGCCTTTGCCTACTCGTTTGACTACGGCACCTACCTGCGCGATGTGTTCCAGAACAAGGCGCGGCAGCAGAACG
This genomic window contains:
- a CDS encoding D-alanine--D-alanine ligase family protein, which codes for MKTRILLLAGGQSGEHEVSINSAKSVLEALPKDQFEITTRVISKQGRWLGAGESLQALSSGAAESGGELMLAGASSAGEFDVVFPLLHGPMGEDGTVQGLLTLGGIPFVGSGVLGSAAAMDKIMAKQVFAAAGLPQVPYAAALRSEWRAAPDAVRARAEGLGYPLFVKPANLGSSVGISKVRHPGELDAALNLAFSYDRRVILEAMTQGKPRELEVGILGNDAPRASVVGELSFDAEFYDYDTKYTEGRAQMHIPARVPAEIAEQVREYALTAYRALDCAGLARVDFFYLEDSGTVFINELNTMPGFTTTSMYPKLWEASGLSYSELVARLVELALEAR
- a CDS encoding ABC transporter substrate-binding protein, which translates into the protein MFKRALVLSGLMLSAAAFAQVKNPGTYLSAGVGDWATFDPAYCYDLLCGEVLMNTLETLVFFDGTSTSKFVPLLAAEVPTKANGGISADGKTYTFKLRKGLKFSDGSPLTAQDVEYSLERQLVASTDSGASVLLAEPLLGTTDPIRKGGKIGYDAIDRAIETRGDDTVIFKLAKPFSPFLSVLATPYFAIYSKNDAVKAGEWSGTARDWEKFNNLPDADSKFIKRPPLGSGPFVLERYDQGKNVVLRRNGNYWRAPAKLERVILQQVPDETTRIQLLRNGDVDSASVTRPQLETVSKLPGIRVVDNLPSLSLNGVFMNRRIDGTGTNYLGSGKLDGRGIPSNFFADKNLRKAFAYSFDYGTYLRDVFQNKARQQNVPIIYGLPAHNSTAPKYQFNKAAAERYFKAAWDGKVWENGFVLPVFYNTGNTNRQRAMEIFKRNIESINPKFKIEVRELQFSQLSAQRRSGQVTMWAGNWSGDYADPHNFIFPFYHSQGTFGSQQRFKNDRLDELIERAAAETELKARTQLYNQIQRIGFDEVVGIPLYQDVGYVAMRDWVKGRVLNPVFAGDYYYTISK